TCAACTTGACGATATCTTAAAATTAAGAGCAAAATACAGGAATTTTGAGCGCAAGACACTAGACGGTCTGAAAATCGTCTTTGTTTCTTGCGCTCTTTGATTTTTTAAGCAGCGTTATCCACAGGGATTCGGTGCCGATTCAGCTTTTCTGCCTGTATTTTGCAGTGCAGCTTTTGAATGTTATAAGCCATAGCCAACAGCATCGTTTCCACAAGGACATTTTTATTGCCACGGGTTAAAAATCGACGGAAGGTCATATCCGCTTTTACCATGGCAAAGGCTCCTTCGGCCTGGATGCTACGATTTACCCGCAACTGGATGCCTTCCGGTGAGGTTATCCGTTCCAGAGCTTCCTGCCGCTGGCGCTGAAACCGTTTGGATACTTCTATATTCTTGGTTCGCTCTTCCAGCGGAGTCTTGCAGTGATTTCCGTGTATACATTGACTTTTTACCGGACAGTCTTTGCAATTCTCGCAGCTGTAGTGGGTTATCTGGCTATGGAATCCTGTTTTACTTTTCCGGATAAATTCCTTGGTTACGGTCAATTTCCTGCCTTGGGCACACAGATAGGCATCCTCATCGGCCAGATAGGTCATGTTTTCCCTGCGGCCAATGTCCTGTTTCCATTTTCGAGTCTTGCTCTTCTCGTAGTTGCTTGGCTTGATAAAAGAACTCTGCTGATTGGTTTCGAGATAAAGATAGTTCTCTTCGCTCTCATAACCAGAATCTGCTACTACATTGCGGTAACGTTTGTTCGTATAGCGTTCCAGTTCCTGTAAAAATGGAATCAGGGTCGTCGTGTCCGTTGGCTGCGGACCAACCGTAGCCCAGGTAACGAATTCGGAATCTGTGCCATACTGGATGTTGTAGGCAGGTTTTAGCTGGCCGTTTTTCATGGCATCCTCCTTCATCCGCATGAAGGTGGCATCTGTATCTGTCTTGGCAAAACTGTTGCGATTCCCCATGATATGCAGGTATTTGTTGTATTTTTTTAGCCGGGCGATGAACTCGTCCAGCTGTTCCATGGTTTTCTGCAGGCTAGTTTTGCGTTTCCCAATTCCATGGACAAACTGGATTCCCTGCTCCTTCTGCCTGACTTTCAATTTGCGGCGCAGCTTCTTTAGATGGTGCAGGTGGATATCTTTGCCATGTGAGAGGGAAACCGAAAAATCTTCCTTGACTTTGTCCACGAAGTCTGGCAGCTTTTCCATAAGCTTGGCTTGATTCTTTTGGACAGACTTTTTCCAAACAAACTTGTATTTGTTGGCAACGGATTCGATTTTTGTTCCATCGATGAAAATATCCTGTAGGGAAATAGCTCCCATATCTTCCAGCATGAAGTCCATCTGGGCAAACAGTTCCTTAATGCAGGAAGCCAAATGTTTGGAACGGAACCGGGCGATGGTTGTATGGTCAGGCACAGGCTTGCCCTCCAGCAGGTACATGAAATTGATATCCCGCCTGCAGGCAAGTTCTATTCTGCGGGAACTGAAAATATGATTCATCCCGGCATAGACAATGATGGCCAACATCTGCCTTGGCGACGCCAAATTTCGATCTATCCGCTGATAGGTCTTTTCCAGTGCCGTAATATCCATACCCCCAATACAATGGCGAAGCAGGCGGACGGGGTCATCTTTGTCAATCTGAAATTCAAGATTAAAAGGAAGAAATACTTGATAACCTCCTTCAAAAGACGTATAATCTCTTTGTGAATTTGGTTTTTGCATATCTAAATTCTACACCTAATCCCGAGGCATTCAAGCCCCGGGATTATCTTTTTGTACATGAAAAAGGACTGCTGCACGTCACATTACGTGCAACAGCCCCTCGGTTGGGATTTTGCACCCCTATTTAACAATTTGTTCAAAGAACTATAGTTTCACCATCTTCAGGCATAAAATAATCATTGATGCCTCGTCTCGCCAAAAGCCCTCGCATAGAATGGCGAGTGATTGTGGCATGAGCAACATTGTCCATATGGGAAATGACCAATTTGGCATCAGGCGCTGCTTTTGCCACCCAAGATACATCTTCGTCATTCATAATGAGCCGCCCGTTCTCCACTGTTTCGACAGCGCAGGCGTTCAGGATTATTACCTCCGGTCGATAAGCAGACAATGTTTTCTTCACACCATCATACCAAATGGTATCCCCCGCCAAATACAAAATCTTTTCACTCGGATGCTCAAATATAAGGCCACAGGCATCGCCGCAAGGAACAACTGTGCCGTGCAAAGCCGGTGTCTTTGTTATTTTTACACCGTCTATATCAAGTGCTTCCTCCATTAATGTCTTAACTTGTTTAAAGCCTGATTTACCGAATACTGCCCTCTCTTGTTCGTTTTGCGCTAAAATCGGCACGGATTTATCAAGAAAAATTCCCACATCTCCATTGAGAGCTATGTCTATGTGATCGGGATGAATGTGGGTAACTATGTAATATTCTACACCGCTAAGCACAGACGTCATAGGCTCCGGCAAGTCAAAAAGAGGCATCGGAATTCTCTCCTTGACGGGATCAGGCGTATGAAAGGGCATTCCGGGGATATCAACAAAACGGAAACGAGCTTCTGTTCCAATCAATCACGGATCAATCAAAAAAGTTTTGCCACCGTATTCCAGACGAAGGGTTGCATTGCGAATCTGCTTAATTTTCATAAAAATTTTTTCTCCTTATTTTTCCAACTGTCCGACAGTAAAGCCAAAACCTCTATGATAACATAATAATTTCTCTTTATCGTATAATCAACATCAATTTAATAGTTTTGAAGAGTATTTTCCCACTATCAGTCTCAATACAAAACAGGCTGCGCCCAAAATAACCAGCATAACAATATCGTTTATCAAATGAAAGGCATTACCCATTAAAAAAATGTCTCTGACATTGTTTGAAAGATACGAAAGGGGAAAAAACTTTGCCAAAAAAGCCATTCCCTCACCCATTGATTCTTGCGGCCAGGTATAGCCGGAAAGAATAAAGGCAGGTACAGGGTACATAATAAGAAAACGGACAAACTGCATTTCCTCCGCAAAAAAAACGGAGAACAGACAACATAAGCCAAGAACGCTGAAAGTATAAGCTATGCCCAAAGTAAGCAACAATAAAAAATCTCCCTTCAACTCAATGCCTAAACCGTAATATATAAGAGCGATAATAAGCAAGAATGAGAGCATGGCAAAAAACTGATAAAACATGGTTTTTGCCACAATTTTTTTGAAAGTCAAGATTTTTTCCTGAAATAGCGACGCTCCCATGGCAAAGAGAATGCCTTGCTGAAAAGCTGCCATGGCGAGTCCGATAAGGAAAAAATACAAATACCCCTGGGTTGGATTGCCCAAAATACGAAAGCGGGATTCTACGGTGGCAATGCGTTTTTTTATAATATTTTCGTCAATTCCCGTGACCATAGCGGCTCGTTCTGCCCCCAAGGCATTAGAAGATTCTTCCAAAATGTTTTGCAAAGCCGAGGATGTGACATTGGTCATGATTATATTGGAGCCGTTTGCCATGTATAAAATATTTGCCGAGCCGCTTTGAGCCAAGTCCCGGGAAAAATCCACCGGTATCTCTATGGCAACAAAAGCCTCTTTATTTCGTAAACTTTTATGCATATCCTCTTCATTTTGAGAATAACCCGCAACCAAAAAGCTGTCGCTGTCCTCAATGTTTCGGACAATTTTACGACTTAATGCACTTTGATCGACATCGTAAATGACAGTTGGGATTTCTCGTACGATGTTTGGCAAGTACAGCATGCCGAACACAATAAGATAAGCAAATGCCGCGCCAAAGAGAAATATAAAACGGCGGGGATCTTTTAAAGCATCTCGCCATTCCTGCTGTAACATACTTTTGAAACCCACGCCACTACGCCTCCTTTATTTCTGTTTTCGATACATCAACCGTCGCTTGTTTGGCAGGTGCAAACAGTCGCATCACGCTCCTGTGCCCGCACTAAACCATCCTTGGTCGTCGCGAGAGCGCAGCCAGAAGATACAAATTGACAAGAAAGCCGCCAAAAGCCCGCCAATTACCATACGGACGCAATTTTCAAGAAGCGAGGGAGCATAGGACATGAGCAAAATGTCACGCAAGGTATCTCCCGCATAGGTCATGGGAAGCAGAAAAGCAAAGGCCGTCGCGTACTCACTCATATCAAAAATCGGCCAGGAAAGGCCGCTGTACAAAAGTCCCGGCATGATATAGAGCATTGGAGCTTGCAATGTCATTATGCGAATGGGGGCGCAAATTGAAAACAAAGAGATTGCCCCCATCACAAAAATTATGAAACATATCCCCAAAAGCATTGCCTCCGTCCAGCTTCCCCGCATGGGTAACGAAAAAATATTAACGGCCATGCAAAGAGCGAGACAATATCCGATGAACGCAAACAAACCGTAAGGTACAGCCCGAACGAGAGGCAACAGCCATTCACCTATGCCATGTCTTTTTTTACGCCGTTGCAATTCATCGTAAAGATAAGGCGAAAGCACTATCATGATGCCGATTTGCAGCCCGTTAAGCAAAAGGCCGGACAGCATAAATGGGGAGTAACCGTTGGCCGGATTGCCCAAAATACGCACACCCAAACGAATGGAATACGCTGTGCTTACGGCCTCGGCAGGCAACAAACCGGTTCCTTCCAGCAACTTTTCCGAAATTGCAACCGTGAAACTGCGGTTGATTTCCTGCGCTGCGGAAAGGGCAGCGTTGCCAAACATATTGTTAGCAGAATTAACCGTCAGCAATATGTTTGTTCCCTGTCCCGATTGAATATTTTTGGAAAAATCCGCCGGTATTATAAGAGCGGCTTTTACATTCCCCGTCCGGATTTCCTTTTCCATTTCCTCATCATCGGACACATAGGAAACCGCCCGGAACCGTTCGGCATCCTCGTACATTTGCACAAGTTTGCGGCTAAGGCTGGTTTGGTCCTGATCATATATGGCAAGAGGAATATGGTTTACCACATTTTCTTCATATATGATACCAAACAAAGCGGTAAAAATTACGGGAAGGGTTATCAGTATTACCACCGGTGGGACTTTACCCCCCAAAAGATATTTTATCTCCTCGCGAAAAAGAAGGCAGATTTTCATAAACTATTCTCCAACAGTCGAAACCTCATGCCGGGATGCAGGTTTTCACTGTCAACCTGTATTTTTACATTAAAGCTGATAATATCAGTAGAATCTCCCCGTTCACTGGTGGCACGCTGGGTTGCAAATTCAGATTTGCTACTTATATCTACAACTTCACCGGAAAGCCGGGTCTTTTCATCGCGTCCCAAAAGTTCCACGGTCTGGTGCAAGTGAAAATGACCGAGTTCCGTTTCCGGGATCTTGAAATTCACCCAATTATCCAAGGGATCCTGGAGCGCAAACAAAGGCGTACCTTGAGAAATCATGGAACCTTCCTCCACATATTTTGCCGTTACGATTCCCGCAAATGGTGCTTTTATCTCTGTTTCATCAAGTGATACCATAAGTTCGTCAAGGGCGGCCACAGCTTGCTCCAAACGCTTGACAAGCACTGCTTCGTTGGCGGCATTTACATCGTTTTGCATAAGAGCGGCTATAGCCTGCGAAGTAGTTGCTTGTGCCTTGGCGTAAGCGGCCTCTGCCACTTGACAACGGTTGCGTTGTTGTTCAAAAGCTTGCACGGATACGGCACCTGTGCTTGCCAATTCTTCATACCGCACATAATCTGCCTTTGCCATATTGAGATCGGAAAGTGCGCTGTTTTCCGCCGATTGAGCCTGATTTAACGCTGCATTGGTTGTGCCGGACTGCATGGCTGTGGTGGCGGCGGCCTGAATTTGTTGCTCTTGTATGGCTTTTATGTCAGCCTCCAGTTGAGCTTTTTGCGCCAATAGACTGCGCTTGTCAATATAAGCAAGAAGCTGTCCTTGTTCTACTTTCTCTCCTTCTTTAACAAGCAGCTTCACCACACGCCCTGAAATTTTGGAGTTGATGTTGATTTCTTTGGCATCTGCTCGTCCCCAAGTTACCGACAATTCTTCCTGTGCCGATTTATTTCCGCACCCCCATAGCAGGAGTGTTACTGATAAAAGCGCAAATGCTATTGCCACTTTTCGCATGATCTTATTCCCTCCTTAATAGTTGAACATGTTCAAATAAATTGCAAAAAAACACACCATTGCCATTATCGGAATGGTTGCTTTACCAAATCGTTGCCAATGTCAAGCCATAGGGATTCCTTTTCGTCAATGTGCTGCAAAATGTCAGCCGTCTCTGCCTCACTTGCTCCAAAAAGGATTAGCGCCATTTGCTGAAGGTGCTTACGAGAATTGGCAAACCGAATTTTTTGCTTAAAATATAACTCAGTCAGACAGGCGTACATACCGCCCTTTATTAAGAGGGTATTGGCATAATAATCTTCATCTGAACATTCGTGTACTGTTCCTTGGAACAAATCCCTGGCCAAATTCACAAATTGCTCCACCATGCCTTCAAAAATAAGCCCGGAGCAATATCCATCGCGATATGTGTCGCGAATAATGGGATATTCTGCCAAAACCCTAAGTTCCACTTCGCACACCGCCGCATACTGAAAAAGAGGCGATTCACTCCCACAACGGCTTTTTATTGCACGCTGGCAATCCTTGGTAAGTTCCAGCAACATAGACTTAAAAATTTCCTCTTTATTCTTGAAAAGGTAATAAATGCTACCGGTCAGTACGCCGGAGCGTTCCACGATTTTGCGAATTGTTGTTTTGCGGTAACCCTCCTCGGCCAAAAGCTCCTTAGCACTGTTGAGGATTTTTATGCGAATTTCCTGTATATGATTACCTTCACTCTTTACCGTGCCCATAAATCAATATCACCTCTTGAACATGTTCAATTATAAAAGATATACTGGTGAGTGTCAAGATATTATTTAAAATGTGTAATTTATCTCCGTCCCATCCCGGAACGTCACCGTCAGCCCCTTGTCCACGCCAACCGTGACACACTCCACCATGCTCGCCCAAAGCTGACTGTCAAACTC
The Selenomonas ruminantium AC2024 DNA segment above includes these coding regions:
- a CDS encoding MBL fold metallo-hydrolase, coding for MPLFDLPEPMTSVLSGVEYYIVTHIHPDHIDIALNGDVGIFLDKSVPILAQNEQERAVFGKSGFKQVKTLMEEALDIDGVKITKTPALHGTVVPCGDACGLIFEHPSEKILYLAGDTIWYDGVKKTLSAYRPEVIILNACAVETVENGRLIMNDEDVSWVAKAAPDAKLVISHMDNVAHATITRHSMRGLLARRGINDYFMPEDGETIVL
- a CDS encoding IS1182 family transposase → MQKPNSQRDYTSFEGGYQVFLPFNLEFQIDKDDPVRLLRHCIGGMDITALEKTYQRIDRNLASPRQMLAIIVYAGMNHIFSSRRIELACRRDINFMYLLEGKPVPDHTTIARFRSKHLASCIKELFAQMDFMLEDMGAISLQDIFIDGTKIESVANKYKFVWKKSVQKNQAKLMEKLPDFVDKVKEDFSVSLSHGKDIHLHHLKKLRRKLKVRQKEQGIQFVHGIGKRKTSLQKTMEQLDEFIARLKKYNKYLHIMGNRNSFAKTDTDATFMRMKEDAMKNGQLKPAYNIQYGTDSEFVTWATVGPQPTDTTTLIPFLQELERYTNKRYRNVVADSGYESEENYLYLETNQQSSFIKPSNYEKSKTRKWKQDIGRRENMTYLADEDAYLCAQGRKLTVTKEFIRKSKTGFHSQITHYSCENCKDCPVKSQCIHGNHCKTPLEERTKNIEVSKRFQRQRQEALERITSPEGIQLRVNRSIQAEGAFAMVKADMTFRRFLTRGNKNVLVETMLLAMAYNIQKLHCKIQAEKLNRHRIPVDNAA
- a CDS encoding HlyD family secretion protein, producing MRKVAIAFALLSVTLLLWGCGNKSAQEELSVTWGRADAKEININSKISGRVVKLLVKEGEKVEQGQLLAYIDKRSLLAQKAQLEADIKAIQEQQIQAAATTAMQSGTTNAALNQAQSAENSALSDLNMAKADYVRYEELASTGAVSVQAFEQQRNRCQVAEAAYAKAQATTSQAIAALMQNDVNAANEAVLVKRLEQAVAALDELMVSLDETEIKAPFAGIVTAKYVEEGSMISQGTPLFALQDPLDNWVNFKIPETELGHFHLHQTVELLGRDEKTRLSGEVVDISSKSEFATQRATSERGDSTDIISFNVKIQVDSENLHPGMRFRLLENSL
- a CDS encoding TetR/AcrR family transcriptional regulator is translated as MGTVKSEGNHIQEIRIKILNSAKELLAEEGYRKTTIRKIVERSGVLTGSIYYLFKNKEEIFKSMLLELTKDCQRAIKSRCGSESPLFQYAAVCEVELRVLAEYPIIRDTYRDGYCSGLIFEGMVEQFVNLARDLFQGTVHECSDEDYYANTLLIKGGMYACLTELYFKQKIRFANSRKHLQQMALILFGASEAETADILQHIDEKESLWLDIGNDLVKQPFR
- a CDS encoding ABC transporter permease encodes the protein MKICLLFREEIKYLLGGKVPPVVILITLPVIFTALFGIIYEENVVNHIPLAIYDQDQTSLSRKLVQMYEDAERFRAVSYVSDDEEMEKEIRTGNVKAALIIPADFSKNIQSGQGTNILLTVNSANNMFGNAALSAAQEINRSFTVAISEKLLEGTGLLPAEAVSTAYSIRLGVRILGNPANGYSPFMLSGLLLNGLQIGIMIVLSPYLYDELQRRKKRHGIGEWLLPLVRAVPYGLFAFIGYCLALCMAVNIFSLPMRGSWTEAMLLGICFIIFVMGAISLFSICAPIRIMTLQAPMLYIMPGLLYSGLSWPIFDMSEYATAFAFLLPMTYAGDTLRDILLMSYAPSLLENCVRMVIGGLLAAFLSICIFWLRSRDDQGWFSAGTGA
- a CDS encoding ABC transporter permease, which encodes MGFKSMLQQEWRDALKDPRRFIFLFGAAFAYLIVFGMLYLPNIVREIPTVIYDVDQSALSRKIVRNIEDSDSFLVAGYSQNEEDMHKSLRNKEAFVAIEIPVDFSRDLAQSGSANILYMANGSNIIMTNVTSSALQNILEESSNALGAERAAMVTGIDENIIKKRIATVESRFRILGNPTQGYLYFFLIGLAMAAFQQGILFAMGASLFQEKILTFKKIVAKTMFYQFFAMLSFLLIIALIYYGLGIELKGDFLLLLTLGIAYTFSVLGLCCLFSVFFAEEMQFVRFLIMYPVPAFILSGYTWPQESMGEGMAFLAKFFPLSYLSNNVRDIFLMGNAFHLINDIVMLVILGAACFVLRLIVGKYSSKLLN